In a genomic window of Enterobacter asburiae:
- the aphA gene encoding acid phosphatase AphA: MANHERRVVFFDLDGTLHQQDMFGTFMRYLLRRQPLNALLVLPLLPVIGIALLVKGRAARWPMSLLLWGCTFGHSEARLKQLEQDFADWFRGHVAAFPVVQARLTSYLDANDADIWLITGSPQTLVERVYFDTPWLPRVNLIATQISRGYGGWVLTMRCLGHEKVVQLEKRIGTPLRLYSGYSDSKQDNPLLYFCQHRWRVTPLGELQQLE, translated from the coding sequence TTGGCCAATCACGAGCGTCGCGTTGTCTTTTTCGACCTGGATGGAACGCTGCATCAGCAGGATATGTTTGGTACGTTTATGCGCTACCTGCTGCGGCGTCAGCCTCTGAACGCGCTGCTCGTCTTACCGCTCTTACCCGTGATTGGCATTGCGCTGCTGGTAAAAGGCCGGGCGGCGCGCTGGCCGATGAGCCTGCTGCTCTGGGGATGCACCTTCGGTCACAGTGAAGCGCGGCTCAAACAGCTCGAACAGGATTTCGCTGACTGGTTTCGCGGCCACGTTGCCGCGTTTCCCGTGGTGCAGGCGCGCCTCACCAGCTATCTTGATGCCAACGACGCCGACATCTGGTTGATTACCGGCTCGCCGCAGACGCTGGTGGAGCGGGTCTACTTTGATACACCCTGGCTTCCGCGCGTAAATCTTATCGCCACGCAAATTTCCCGCGGCTACGGTGGCTGGGTACTGACGATGCGCTGCCTGGGGCATGAAAAAGTGGTCCAGCTGGAAAAACGTATCGGCACGCCGCTGCGGCTGTACAGCGGCTACAGCGACAGCAAACAGGACAACCCGCTGCTCTACTTTTGCCAGCACCGCTGGCGCGTGACTCCCCTCGGCGAACTTCAGCAACTCGAATAG
- a CDS encoding PTS transporter subunit EIIC — MDKTAALASDILQGIGGEKNIQRLENCMTRVRVEVHNDDQLDVPGLKKLSGVSGYVKQGQQHQLIVGPGKAAQVVDAMRALMGGEASVTVDDAERTKAQAKAKYKAPMSDALRQLANVFIPLIPAFIASGLITGIINILKRPDIVGDFATQYPNLLGILAIFGSAVFAIMNILVGVNTAKVFGGSLAMGGVMAGILSSPQLAQITLFGEALQPGRGGVIAVLLVVILMCWIEKKLRTVLPGSIELILNPLLTTLITGSVAIVVLQPLGGWISDAIAHGASLAIDRGGLLVGAVLSGTFLPLVLTGLHQGLVPIHVELVQAHGYNALLPILSMAGVGQVGAAIAVLMKTRNARLKKVIKGALPVGLLGIGEPLIFGVTLPLGKPFLAACLGGAVGGALISYWKVATVITFGLSGLPLALTIVTGKVMLYLLGYLVAVIAGFLFTWLLGFNDPEE; from the coding sequence ATGGACAAAACAGCAGCGCTCGCCAGCGATATCCTGCAGGGGATCGGCGGAGAAAAAAATATTCAGCGTCTGGAAAACTGCATGACGCGCGTGCGCGTCGAGGTGCATAACGACGACCAGCTTGACGTGCCGGGTCTGAAGAAGCTATCCGGCGTCAGCGGCTATGTGAAACAGGGGCAGCAGCACCAGCTGATCGTCGGGCCGGGCAAGGCGGCGCAGGTCGTCGATGCCATGCGTGCGCTGATGGGCGGCGAAGCGAGCGTGACGGTTGACGATGCTGAACGCACCAAAGCGCAGGCGAAGGCGAAATATAAAGCCCCCATGAGCGACGCGCTGCGACAGCTGGCAAACGTCTTTATCCCGCTGATCCCCGCGTTTATTGCCTCTGGCCTGATCACCGGGATCATCAACATCCTCAAGCGGCCGGATATCGTCGGGGACTTTGCAACGCAGTATCCGAACCTGCTGGGTATTCTCGCAATCTTTGGCAGCGCGGTGTTTGCCATCATGAACATTCTGGTCGGGGTCAATACCGCCAAAGTGTTTGGCGGATCGCTGGCCATGGGTGGCGTAATGGCGGGGATCTTGTCCAGCCCGCAGTTGGCGCAAATCACGCTGTTTGGCGAGGCGCTCCAGCCTGGTCGCGGCGGGGTAATTGCCGTGCTGCTGGTGGTTATTCTGATGTGCTGGATCGAGAAAAAGCTACGTACGGTTCTGCCCGGCTCGATTGAGCTTATCCTCAACCCGCTGCTGACCACCTTAATTACCGGTAGCGTCGCGATTGTGGTCCTTCAGCCGCTAGGCGGGTGGATCTCTGATGCCATCGCCCACGGCGCGTCTCTGGCTATTGACCGCGGCGGCCTGTTAGTGGGCGCGGTGTTGTCAGGCACCTTCCTGCCGCTGGTGCTGACCGGCCTGCACCAGGGGCTGGTACCTATTCACGTCGAGCTGGTGCAGGCGCACGGTTACAACGCGCTGCTGCCTATTCTCTCGATGGCGGGCGTCGGGCAGGTGGGGGCAGCGATTGCCGTCCTGATGAAAACCCGCAACGCGCGCCTGAAAAAAGTGATTAAAGGGGCGTTGCCGGTCGGGCTGCTTGGTATCGGCGAGCCGTTGATATTCGGCGTCACGCTGCCGCTTGGTAAACCGTTCCTCGCCGCCTGTCTGGGCGGCGCGGTGGGCGGGGCGCTCATCAGCTACTGGAAAGTCGCCACCGTTATCACCTTTGGTCTTTCCGGTTTACCGCTGGCGTTAACCATCGTGACCGGAAAAGTGATGCTCTATCTGTTAGGCTATTTAGTAGCGGTGATCGCCGGGTTCCTGTTTACCTGGCTGTTAGGATTCAACGACCCAGAGGAGTAA
- the murQ gene encoding N-acetylmuramic acid 6-phosphate etherase — MNLGSLVSETRNPQTMDLDALSTLELVNRFNQQDTLVAQAVKETLPEVAKAVDAAAAALKAGGRIIYMGAGTSGRLGVLDASECPPTFGVPHGLVVGLIAGGPGALLKAVEGAEDNKQLGEDDLKDLNLTANDLVVGLAASGRTPYVIGGLEYANRTGCTTVAISCNPGSPIAQVAAIAISPVVGPEALTGSTRLKSGTAQKLVLNMISTGAMVKFGKVYQNLMVDMQATNVKLVDRACRMVMEATGAGREEAEAVLKQTDHDVKPAILMILSGLDAAAARARLDAHNGFLRAALEN, encoded by the coding sequence ATGAATCTTGGCTCACTTGTTTCTGAAACGCGTAACCCGCAAACCATGGATCTGGATGCGCTCTCCACCCTGGAGCTGGTTAACCGCTTTAATCAACAGGATACGCTGGTCGCGCAGGCAGTGAAAGAGACATTGCCTGAGGTAGCGAAAGCGGTCGATGCGGCGGCGGCGGCCCTTAAGGCCGGCGGTCGCATTATCTATATGGGCGCCGGCACCAGCGGGCGTCTTGGCGTGCTGGATGCCTCGGAATGTCCGCCCACCTTTGGCGTTCCGCACGGCCTGGTCGTTGGCCTGATTGCGGGGGGGCCCGGCGCGCTGCTGAAAGCTGTTGAAGGTGCGGAAGATAACAAACAGCTGGGCGAGGATGACCTGAAGGATCTGAACCTGACGGCGAACGATCTGGTGGTCGGCCTGGCGGCATCCGGGCGCACGCCGTACGTCATTGGTGGCCTGGAATACGCCAACCGGACCGGCTGTACGACGGTCGCCATCTCCTGCAATCCCGGCTCCCCGATTGCGCAGGTGGCCGCTATCGCTATCTCTCCGGTCGTTGGGCCGGAAGCGCTCACCGGCTCCACGCGCCTGAAATCCGGGACCGCGCAAAAGCTGGTGCTCAATATGATCTCCACCGGCGCGATGGTGAAATTTGGCAAGGTCTACCAAAACTTGATGGTGGATATGCAGGCCACCAACGTCAAGCTGGTGGACAGAGCCTGCCGCATGGTGATGGAGGCGACAGGCGCAGGCCGTGAAGAGGCAGAAGCGGTACTCAAACAGACCGATCACGATGTTAAACCCGCCATTCTGATGATCTTAAGCGGGCTGGATGCGGCGGCCGCGCGAGCCAGGCTTGATGCGCATAACGGCTTCTTACGGGCGGCATTAGAAAACTAG
- a CDS encoding MurR/RpiR family transcriptional regulator — translation MNCLIRIRQRYAGFAQSDKKLADFLLSQPDRARHLSSQQLASEAGVSQSSVVKFAQKIGFKGFPALKLAISEALVSNPNPQSMPVHNQIRGDDPMRLVGEKLIKENVAAMHATLDVNTEEKLLESVAMLRAARRIILTGIGASGLVARNFGWKLTKIGFNAIVEQDMHALLATVQAMDPDDLLLAISYSGERREINMATDEALRVGGKILAITGFTPNSLQQRATRCLYTIAEEQATRSAAISSTSAQMMLTDLLFMALVQQDLERAPERIRHSEELVKKLV, via the coding sequence ATGAACTGTTTAATTCGCATTCGCCAGCGCTACGCCGGCTTTGCTCAAAGCGACAAAAAGCTGGCGGACTTTCTGCTTTCCCAACCTGACCGCGCCCGTCATCTCAGCTCGCAGCAGCTGGCAAGCGAAGCCGGGGTGAGTCAGTCAAGCGTGGTGAAGTTTGCCCAGAAGATTGGCTTTAAAGGCTTCCCTGCCCTTAAGCTTGCGATCAGCGAAGCGCTGGTGAGTAACCCAAACCCGCAGTCCATGCCGGTGCATAACCAGATCCGCGGCGATGATCCCATGCGTCTGGTCGGGGAAAAGCTGATCAAAGAGAACGTGGCGGCGATGCACGCCACGCTGGATGTGAATACCGAAGAGAAGTTACTGGAAAGCGTGGCGATGCTGCGCGCGGCGCGGCGTATTATTTTGACCGGTATTGGCGCGTCCGGTCTGGTGGCGCGTAATTTTGGCTGGAAGCTGACTAAAATCGGTTTTAACGCTATTGTCGAGCAGGATATGCATGCCCTGCTGGCGACCGTACAGGCAATGGATCCTGACGATCTGCTGCTGGCCATCTCCTATTCCGGCGAGCGCCGCGAGATCAATATGGCCACCGACGAAGCCCTGCGCGTCGGCGGTAAAATTCTGGCCATTACTGGATTCACCCCAAATTCGCTGCAGCAGCGGGCAACGCGCTGTTTATATACTATTGCCGAAGAGCAGGCCACGCGCAGCGCGGCTATCTCGTCCACCAGCGCGCAAATGATGCTGACGGACCTGCTGTTTATGGCGCTGGTACAGCAGGATCTGGAGCGCGCGCCCGAGCGCATTCGTCACAGCGAAGAACTGGTAAAGAAACTGGTTTGA
- a CDS encoding YfhL family 4Fe-4S dicluster ferredoxin, giving the protein MALLITKKCINCDMCEPECPNQAISMGDSIYEINSDRCTECIGHYETPTCQKVCPIPNTILKDPAHVESEEQLWDKFVLLHHADKI; this is encoded by the coding sequence ATGGCGCTGTTAATTACCAAAAAATGCATCAATTGCGATATGTGCGAACCCGAATGCCCGAACCAGGCGATTTCGATGGGCGACAGCATTTACGAGATTAACAGCGACCGCTGCACGGAATGCATCGGCCACTATGAAACGCCGACCTGCCAGAAGGTGTGCCCGATCCCCAACACTATCCTGAAGGATCCGGCACACGTTGAGAGCGAAGAACAGCTGTGGGATAAATTTGTCCTGCTGCATCACGCGGACAAAATTTAG
- a CDS encoding holo-ACP synthase → MAILGLGTDIVEIARIEAVIARSGDRLARRVLSDNEWAIWEAHQQPVRFLAKRFAVKEAAAKAFGTGIRNGLAFNQFEVFNDELGKPRLRLWGEAKKLAEKLGVNHMHVTIADERHYASATVIIES, encoded by the coding sequence ATGGCCATTCTGGGCTTAGGCACCGATATCGTCGAAATAGCCCGCATAGAAGCGGTGATCGCCCGGAGCGGCGATCGCCTCGCAAGACGCGTGCTGAGCGATAACGAATGGGCCATCTGGGAAGCGCACCAGCAGCCGGTGCGTTTTCTGGCAAAGCGCTTTGCGGTAAAAGAGGCTGCGGCCAAAGCCTTCGGGACCGGCATTCGTAACGGCCTGGCGTTTAACCAGTTCGAAGTATTTAACGATGAGCTGGGCAAACCGCGCCTGCGGTTATGGGGCGAGGCTAAAAAGCTGGCTGAGAAGCTGGGCGTGAATCACATGCACGTGACGATCGCGGATGAACGCCACTATGCCAGCGCGACGGTGATTATCGAAAGCTAA
- the pdxJ gene encoding pyridoxine 5'-phosphate synthase: MAELLLGVNIDHIATLRNARGTAYPDPVQAAFIAEQAGADGITVHLREDRRHITDRDVRILRQTLDTRMNLEMAVTEEMLAIACETKPHFCCLVPEKRQEVTTEGGLDVAGQQDKMRDACKRLADAGILVSLFIDADFAQIKAAADVGAPYIEIHTGCYADAKNDAEQAKELERIAKAATYAASLGLKVNAGHGLTYHNVKAIAALPEMHELNIGHAIIGRAVMSGLKEAVSEMKRLMLEARQ, encoded by the coding sequence ATGGCTGAATTACTGTTAGGCGTCAACATCGACCACATCGCCACGCTGCGTAATGCGCGCGGCACGGCGTATCCCGATCCGGTTCAGGCGGCGTTTATCGCTGAACAGGCTGGCGCCGACGGTATTACCGTGCACCTGCGTGAAGACCGCCGCCACATTACCGACCGCGACGTGCGCATTCTTCGCCAGACGCTGGACACCCGCATGAATCTGGAGATGGCGGTCACCGAAGAGATGCTGGCGATTGCCTGCGAGACCAAACCGCACTTCTGCTGTCTGGTGCCGGAAAAACGCCAGGAAGTGACCACCGAAGGCGGGCTGGACGTGGCGGGGCAGCAGGACAAAATGCGCGATGCCTGTAAACGCCTGGCGGATGCCGGTATCCTGGTTTCTCTGTTTATCGACGCCGATTTCGCCCAGATTAAAGCGGCGGCCGACGTGGGCGCGCCGTATATCGAAATCCACACCGGCTGCTATGCCGATGCCAAAAACGATGCCGAGCAGGCCAAAGAGCTGGAGCGTATCGCCAAAGCGGCCACCTACGCCGCAAGCCTGGGACTGAAGGTTAACGCCGGTCACGGCCTGACCTACCATAACGTGAAGGCCATTGCCGCCCTGCCTGAAATGCACGAGCTGAACATCGGCCACGCCATTATTGGCCGCGCGGTGATGAGCGGCCTGAAAGAGGCGGTTTCTGAGATGAAACGCCTGATGCTGGAAGCGCGTCAGTAA
- the recO gene encoding DNA repair protein RecO, with protein sequence MEGWQRAFVLHSRPWSETSLMLDVFTEESGRVRLVAKGARSKRSNLKGALQPFTPLLVRFGGRGEVKTLRSAEAVSLALPLSGITLYSGLYVNELISRVLEHETRFSELFFDYLHCIQALAGATGTPEPALRRFELALLGHLGYGVDFLHCAGSGDEVEDEMTYRYREEKGFIASVVIDNSTFTGRQLRALYEREFPDRDTLRAAKRFTRIALKPYLGGKPLKSRELFRQFMPKR encoded by the coding sequence ATGGAAGGTTGGCAGCGCGCCTTCGTTCTGCATAGTCGTCCCTGGAGCGAAACCAGCCTGATGCTGGACGTCTTCACGGAAGAGTCCGGTCGCGTGCGCCTTGTTGCGAAAGGCGCACGTTCCAAACGTTCTAACCTGAAGGGTGCTCTACAGCCCTTCACGCCGCTGCTGGTCCGCTTTGGTGGGCGAGGGGAAGTCAAAACCCTGCGCAGTGCCGAAGCCGTCTCCCTGGCGCTTCCTCTTTCTGGTATCACTCTGTACAGCGGTCTGTACGTCAACGAACTTATCTCACGGGTTCTTGAACATGAGACTCGCTTCTCTGAACTTTTCTTTGATTATCTGCACTGTATCCAGGCCCTGGCTGGTGCGACCGGCACGCCCGAGCCCGCCCTGCGTCGTTTTGAACTGGCGCTGCTGGGGCACCTGGGTTACGGGGTTGATTTTCTGCACTGCGCGGGAAGCGGAGACGAGGTTGAAGACGAGATGACCTACCGCTATCGGGAAGAAAAAGGATTCATCGCCAGCGTCGTGATAGACAACAGTACCTTTACCGGGCGCCAGCTGCGGGCGCTATATGAGCGTGAGTTTCCCGATCGGGATACCCTGCGCGCAGCAAAACGCTTTACCCGGATTGCCCTCAAGCCGTATCTTGGCGGCAAGCCCTTAAAGAGCCGCGAATTATTCAGGCAGTTTATGCCGAAACGTTAG
- the era gene encoding GTPase Era: protein MSIDKTYCGFIAIVGRPNVGKSTLLNNLLGQKISITSRKAQTTRHRIVGIHTEGAYQAIYVDTPGLHMEEKRAINRLMNKAASSSIGDVELVIFVVEGTRWTPDDEMVLNKLRDGKTPVILAVNKVDNVQEKADLLPHLQWLGSQMNFLDIVPLSAETGLNVDTIAGIVRKHLPEAIHHFPEDYITDRSQRFMASEIIREKLMRFLGAELPYSVTVEIERFQSNERGGYDINGLILVEREGQKKMVIGNKGAKIKTIGIEARKDMQEMFEAPVHLELWVKVKSGWADDERALRSLGYGEDQ from the coding sequence ATGAGCATCGACAAAACCTATTGCGGATTTATTGCCATCGTCGGACGTCCGAACGTTGGTAAATCCACCCTGCTGAATAATCTGCTCGGGCAGAAGATTTCTATCACCTCGCGTAAGGCGCAGACCACGCGTCACCGCATCGTCGGCATCCATACTGAAGGCGCGTATCAGGCGATCTACGTCGATACCCCGGGCCTGCACATGGAAGAGAAGCGCGCCATCAACCGCCTGATGAACAAGGCGGCGAGCAGCTCCATCGGCGACGTAGAGCTGGTGATTTTCGTTGTGGAAGGCACCCGCTGGACGCCGGACGACGAGATGGTGCTGAACAAGCTGCGTGACGGTAAAACGCCGGTCATCCTCGCGGTCAACAAAGTTGACAACGTGCAGGAAAAAGCCGATCTGCTGCCGCATCTGCAGTGGCTGGGTAGCCAGATGAATTTCCTGGATATCGTCCCGCTGTCTGCTGAGACCGGCCTTAACGTGGATACCATCGCGGGCATTGTGCGCAAGCATCTGCCGGAAGCGATTCATCACTTCCCGGAAGACTACATCACCGATCGCTCTCAGCGCTTTATGGCGTCTGAAATCATCCGTGAAAAGCTGATGCGTTTCCTGGGCGCTGAACTGCCGTACTCTGTGACGGTGGAGATCGAGCGTTTCCAGAGCAACGAGCGCGGTGGCTACGACATCAACGGCCTGATCCTCGTTGAGCGTGAAGGGCAGAAGAAGATGGTGATCGGCAACAAAGGCGCCAAGATCAAAACCATCGGTATCGAAGCTCGCAAAGACATGCAGGAGATGTTCGAAGCACCGGTTCACCTGGAGCTGTGGGTGAAGGTGAAATCTGGCTGGGCCGATGATGAGCGTGCTCTGCGCAGCCTCGGTTACGGCGAAGACCAGTAA
- the rnc gene encoding ribonuclease III: MNPIVINRLQRKLGYTFHHQELLQQALTHRSASSKHNERLEFLGDSILSFVIANALYHRFPRVDEGDMSRMRATLVRGNTLAEIAREFELGECLRLGPGELKSGGFRRESILADTVEALIGGVFLDSDIQTVEKLILNWYQTRLDEISPGDKQKDPKTRLQEYLQGRHLPLPSYLVVQVRGEAHDQEFTIHCQVSGLSEPVVGTGSSRRKAEQAAAEQALKMLELE; encoded by the coding sequence ATGAACCCCATCGTAATTAATCGGCTTCAACGGAAGCTGGGCTACACTTTTCATCATCAGGAGTTGTTGCAACAGGCATTAACCCACCGCAGTGCCAGCAGCAAACATAATGAGCGTCTCGAGTTTCTGGGTGACTCTATTTTAAGTTTCGTGATTGCGAATGCGCTTTATCATCGTTTCCCGCGCGTGGACGAAGGTGATATGAGCCGCATGCGTGCCACGCTGGTTCGGGGTAATACCCTTGCGGAAATCGCGCGCGAATTTGAACTGGGCGAATGTCTGCGTCTTGGACCGGGTGAACTGAAAAGCGGCGGCTTCCGTCGTGAATCTATTCTTGCCGATACGGTCGAAGCATTAATTGGTGGCGTGTTCCTGGACAGCGATATCCAGACCGTAGAAAAGCTGATCCTTAACTGGTATCAGACCCGTCTGGACGAAATCAGCCCGGGCGATAAACAAAAAGATCCGAAAACGCGCCTGCAGGAATATCTGCAGGGTCGTCATCTGCCGCTGCCATCCTATCTGGTGGTGCAGGTCCGTGGCGAAGCGCACGATCAGGAATTTACCATCCATTGCCAGGTCAGTGGCCTGAGTGAACCGGTGGTGGGCACAGGTTCAAGTCGCCGTAAGGCTGAACAGGCTGCCGCCGAACAGGCGTTAAAAATGCTGGAGCTGGAATGA
- the lepB gene encoding signal peptidase I, whose translation MANMFALILVIATLVTGLLWCLDKFIFAPKRRERQAAAQAATGDQLDAKTLKKVGPKPGWLETGASVFPVLAIVLVVRSFIYEPFQIPSGSMMPTLLIGDFILVEKFAYGIKDPIYQKTLIETGHPKRGDIVVFKYPEDPRLDYIKRAVGLPGDKVTYDPVAKEVTVQPGCSSGTACENALPITYSNVEPSDFVQTFARRNGGEATSGFFQVPKGETKENGIRLVERKETLGDVTHRILTVPIAQDQVGMYYKQPGQQLASWIVPPGHYFMMGDNRDNSADSRYWGFVPEANLVGKATAIWMSFEKQEGEWPTGVRLNRIGGIH comes from the coding sequence ATGGCGAACATGTTTGCCCTGATCCTGGTCATCGCTACGCTGGTGACAGGTCTGCTGTGGTGTCTGGATAAGTTTATCTTCGCCCCAAAACGCCGTGAACGTCAGGCTGCCGCGCAGGCGGCTACTGGCGACCAGCTGGATGCGAAAACCCTCAAGAAAGTTGGCCCGAAACCGGGCTGGCTGGAAACGGGCGCGTCGGTATTCCCGGTGCTGGCGATTGTGCTGGTGGTACGTTCGTTTATTTACGAGCCGTTCCAGATCCCATCAGGTTCAATGATGCCAACGCTGCTGATTGGTGATTTTATTCTGGTGGAGAAATTTGCCTACGGCATTAAAGATCCTATCTACCAGAAAACGTTGATTGAAACCGGTCATCCAAAACGTGGCGACATTGTGGTGTTTAAATATCCGGAAGATCCGCGTCTGGACTACATCAAGCGTGCGGTAGGCCTGCCTGGTGATAAGGTGACCTACGATCCGGTTGCGAAGGAAGTCACCGTTCAGCCGGGCTGCAGCTCCGGTACCGCCTGTGAAAACGCGCTGCCAATCACCTACTCCAACGTCGAGCCAAGTGATTTTGTGCAGACCTTTGCCCGTCGTAACGGCGGTGAGGCGACCAGCGGGTTCTTCCAGGTGCCGAAAGGCGAAACCAAAGAGAACGGTATCCGCCTGGTCGAGCGTAAAGAGACGTTGGGTGACGTGACGCACCGCATTCTGACCGTGCCAATCGCGCAGGATCAGGTGGGGATGTATTACAAACAGCCGGGTCAGCAGCTGGCCAGCTGGATCGTACCGCCGGGACACTATTTCATGATGGGTGATAACCGCGATAACTCCGCGGACAGCCGTTACTGGGGCTTTGTGCCGGAAGCGAATCTGGTGGGTAAAGCAACTGCGATCTGGATGAGTTTTGAGAAGCAGGAAGGCGAATGGCCGACCGGCGTACGCCTGAATCGTATTGGCGGAATCCATTAA
- the lepA gene encoding elongation factor 4, with amino-acid sequence MKNIRNFSIIAHIDHGKSTLSDRIIQICGGLSDREMEAQVLDSMDLERERGITIKAQSVTLDYKAADGETYQLNFIDTPGHVDFSYEVSRSLAACEGALLVVDAGQGVEAQTLANCYTAMEMDLEVVPVLNKIDLPAADPERVAEEIEDIVGIDATDAVRCSAKTGVGVTDVLERLVRDIPAPEGDPDGPLQALIIDSWFDNYLGVVSLVRIKNGTMRKGDKIKVMSTGQVYNADRLGIFTPKQVDRTELKCGEVGWLVCAIKDILGAPVGDTLTGARNPADKALPGFKKVKPQVYAGLFPVSSDDYENFRDALGKLSLNDASLFYEPESSTALGFGFRCGFLGLLHMEIIQERLEREYDLDLITTAPTVVYEVETTSKEVIYVDSPSKLPPLNNIHELREPIAECHMLLPQEFLGNVITLCIEKRGVQTNMVYHGNQVALTYEIPMAEVVLDFFDRLKSTSRGYASLDYNFKRFQASNMVRVDVLINGERVDALALITHNDNAPYRGRELVEKMKDLIPRQQFDIAIQAAIGNHIIARSTVKQLRKNVLAKCYGGDVSRKKKLLQKQKEGKKRMKQVGNVELPQEAFLAILHVGKDGK; translated from the coding sequence ATGAAGAACATACGTAACTTTTCGATCATTGCTCACATTGACCACGGTAAGTCGACGCTGTCTGACCGTATTATCCAGATTTGCGGTGGCCTGTCTGATCGTGAAATGGAAGCCCAGGTTCTGGACTCCATGGACCTGGAACGCGAACGCGGTATCACCATTAAGGCGCAAAGCGTTACGCTGGATTACAAAGCGGCTGATGGTGAAACCTATCAACTGAACTTTATCGACACCCCAGGCCACGTTGACTTCTCCTATGAAGTATCACGCTCGCTGGCGGCCTGTGAAGGCGCGCTGCTGGTTGTCGATGCCGGGCAGGGCGTTGAAGCCCAGACCCTGGCAAACTGCTATACCGCGATGGAGATGGATCTCGAGGTTGTGCCGGTTCTGAATAAGATCGACCTGCCGGCCGCCGATCCTGAGCGCGTCGCGGAAGAGATTGAAGACATTGTCGGTATTGATGCGACCGACGCCGTCCGCTGCTCTGCCAAAACCGGTGTGGGCGTGACCGACGTACTGGAACGCCTGGTACGTGATATTCCGGCACCTGAAGGTGACCCGGATGGTCCGCTGCAGGCGCTGATCATCGACTCCTGGTTCGATAACTACCTGGGCGTTGTTTCACTGGTGCGTATTAAAAATGGCACCATGCGTAAAGGCGACAAAATCAAGGTCATGAGTACCGGGCAGGTCTACAACGCAGACCGTCTGGGTATCTTTACGCCAAAACAGGTTGACCGTACCGAACTTAAATGCGGCGAGGTAGGTTGGCTGGTCTGCGCTATTAAAGACATCCTCGGCGCGCCAGTGGGCGATACCCTGACCGGTGCCCGTAACCCGGCAGATAAAGCGCTGCCAGGCTTTAAAAAGGTGAAACCGCAGGTTTACGCGGGCCTGTTCCCGGTCAGCTCTGACGACTACGAAAACTTCCGTGATGCGCTTGGTAAACTGAGCCTGAACGATGCCTCCCTGTTCTACGAGCCAGAAAGCTCAACGGCGCTGGGCTTCGGCTTCCGCTGCGGCTTCCTCGGCCTGCTGCACATGGAGATCATTCAGGAACGTCTGGAGCGTGAATACGATCTGGATCTGATCACTACCGCACCGACCGTAGTCTACGAAGTGGAAACCACCTCGAAAGAAGTGATCTACGTCGACAGCCCGTCTAAGCTGCCGCCGCTGAACAATATTCACGAGCTGCGCGAGCCTATCGCAGAGTGTCACATGCTGCTGCCGCAGGAGTTCCTGGGCAACGTTATCACGCTGTGTATTGAGAAGCGTGGCGTGCAGACCAACATGGTTTATCACGGTAACCAGGTGGCGCTGACCTATGAAATCCCAATGGCGGAAGTGGTACTCGACTTCTTCGACCGTCTGAAGTCTACCTCCCGTGGCTATGCGTCACTGGATTACAACTTCAAACGTTTCCAGGCCTCCAACATGGTCCGCGTAGACGTGTTGATCAACGGCGAGCGTGTGGACGCGCTGGCGCTGATCACCCACAACGACAATGCGCCGTACCGTGGCCGCGAGCTGGTTGAGAAGATGAAAGATCTGATCCCGCGTCAGCAGTTCGACATTGCGATTCAGGCAGCAATTGGCAACCACATCATCGCGCGTTCAACCGTGAAACAGCTGCGTAAAAACGTTCTGGCCAAGTGCTATGGCGGTGACGTCAGCCGTAAGAAAAAGCTGCTGCAGAAGCAGAAAGAAGGTAAGAAGCGTATGAAGCAGGTCGGTAACGTTGAGCTGCCGCAGGAAGCATTCCTTGCCATTCTTCATGTTGGTAAAGACGGCAAATAA